The region TCAGGGCCAGTCTTTGACAATAGTATGTTTGTAGGTTCCAGTGGGTTCTGATGTGGATGGTATGAACATCTTGGGTCTAATTGTGTTTGCCATGGTGTTTGGTGTGGCATTGAGAAAGCTGGGAGAAGAAGGCGAGATTCTCATAAAGTTCTTCAGCTCTTTTAATGAAGCAACCATGGTGCTGGTGTCCTGGATCATGTGGTAAGGACGTGTAACTGTTACATACTGTCAGAATGCAAACTCATTCAGTAAATGCATATACTCTGCCTGAGTGCACTGTGATGACAGAAGCGATTTTTTTATGTTGGGTGTTCAATGTCGTTGTTTGCAGAAAATCTCAAATACTGatggtttatttatttccataactgcgtgtgtaaaataaattcaaaattGGGTGTTTGTTTCCTATAACAATTTAAGTGCTAAATTCACAATAGTTAATGTTAGCTAGCAAAGTTGTCTTATTCTAAGCcgacaatttatttttatttttactgttacttTACATAACATTTAGGGTAGTTGTGTTTTtatgaatgaaattaatttcattttatacattagttttaaataaataatgtaaacatatGCAACTTCATTCTGGAAATAAATTGAAATCAACAGCATAATcaattataaaaatgaaatgaaagtaaAATAATCTAAATTTAATCACAATACAATAATAAACATGAACATTCCACAAAACTGAACATATCTCAATaaccaacatttaaaataaaattacagaaaattacataaaacatttacaaagaGAGAAGTATTCCTTtgcaaaaaatgtgtgtgtgtgtatatatataacccTAACCCTGCTACTAAGGAGTCTTTGGAGGACTGTTCTACTGAGGACACATCCTGCCTAGATTTTGGGACACAGCTAAGTAGCAGTTAGCAGTCTATCATTAAAAAGTTCCACATGTGACACCTGACCTTAAATGTCCTTCGGTCACCACAGTGCATCTAGCCTCGAGATCCATCCAGACTCTGGCCCACTCAGCCAGTTCACATTGTTCTTACTGTCACATACATCATGAATGTAACTGTTTGCATACTCACCTGTGTGCTATACTTGTAATTGGAGgcctccactagagggcagaccagagaaagatGTGGGAAAATTACCCCACGGGTATATCCCCCACAGTGCATATGAGAATCGCTTCACAAAAATGGAACGTTTTGAAAAAGGCTGCTAACTACACCTTTGCGAATGTATCATGGCTGCCTCACATTCCCTGCGTCTGTTTGGTGTGTTGGTATTGCACATCCTCCCAAAATAAACGCTACGTGTAGAGCACTTGTAAACAGCAAGCACAGGTGATCAGCAGCATCACAGTGGCAGAAAGTTTTGAAGAAGGATGTATCAGAGCCAACTCTGCAATTACACGCATAtttctctggtctgccctctagtggaagcctccagtTTCACACTTTGCACACAGGCAAGTACGTGAACAGATGTGATGCAGATGTCTTTGCAAATACATGGTCAAACAGCAATTATATCTGTACGCCTAGACACATgcaaatagttaaaaaaaatactggtaAAGCCGTTTTTATGTGAAATTATGTTCTGAACTTTGTTGTATATCTCTAGGTACGCTCCTCTCGGTATCATGTTCTTAGTCGCTGCTAAGATTGTCGAAATGGAGGATGTTGGGATGCTGTTTGCCAGCTTGGGAAAGTACATTGCCTGCTGTGTAATTGGCCACGCAGTGCACGGTTTTTTGATTCTGCCACTCATCTACTTCGTGTTCACACGGAAGAACCCCTACAGCTTCCTCCTCGGAATAGTTACTGCATTGGCCACAGCTTTTGGGACCTCCTCCAGGTATGAGATCACATGTAGAATTTAAGCAAGCATCACActgaattcaaaatttatttcACTCTCTCACCTAAATGATGTTCTGTTAAATTCAGTTCTGCAACACTGCCTCTCATGATGAAGTGTGTGGAGGAGAAAAACGGAGTATCCAAGCACATCAGCCGCTTCATTCTCCCTATCGGTGCCACAGTCAACATGGATGGAGCTGcctgttttcagtgtgtggCTGCTGTGTATATCGCTCAGCTGAATGACATTCCACTTAACTTCGTACAGGTCATTACCATACTGTGAGTACGGCCATTCATCTGACAGTGTCATTTATACTTTTGTTATAATGGGGAAATATGAATTATGTATCTGATCCCTGTCCTCTTTCAGAGTGACTGCCACTGCATCCAGTGTGGGAGCCGCAGGAATCCCTGCCGGAGGTGTGTTGACGCTGGCTATTATTCTGGAAGCAGTTGGATTGCCCACCAATGATCTTTCACTCATTTTGGCAGTGGACTGGCTTGTGTgagtaaaatgtaaaagattctTAAAACAACATTGTTAAGAAGACCATCAGGATCCCATTTCAGCTccattctttttcattttgctTTTCTGTTTAAACTAGTCTTTAAAATACTGACTGTTCCTTTTGTTGAATGCAATGTCATTTATCTTAAAGGTACACAATTGGAAATCAGAACCAATGTCTATTGTTTTAGTGTTAGTTCAGGGCTGTATTTTCTTAGTGTAAGGAGTGGTGTTTTAGACCTCATTTAGAACATTCAAAGCTTGTAAAATGCTCATTTTCATGCTTTATAATGAACGCTTTTTCCTTCCTGTTAGTGATCGCACCTGCACGGTGATCAATGTGGAGGGGGATGCATTTGGGGCAGGGCTGCTGCAGCATTTTACAGATCGGGCAAATAAAAGACAACATGTGGAGTTGACTGAGGTGAGACCGGGTGCGGAGGATGTTCCTACGAAGCCTGAGCACTCACCCCTCATTGAGAATCCTGGCGAACTGCAAGTCGGTGGATCGCGGCCCTGTGAGAAAGAGTCGGTCATGTAGACTAGCCATGTTTAATTAgttagaaatatattttctttgtatgTTAGAATCCACTCCAAGAGTTAGCAGGGTTACATTAGTTTGGACAGTGTTTTCAGTCGCTTCTGAAAGGTGTCTCTGTACACAGCAGGTGCCAGGAACAAaagattacttttttttttttttttggtctgaaATTTTTGTGGGGTTTGGAATGATGTACTACagtttgaaatgtttttatttatatttctttatttgtaaGTGATACTACAAGgctgaatgtgtttttaaatgttttacatttcataAACCCTTTTTAAAGCCTCAATCAATGCCTTGAGAGAATAAGTCTTGAATAGATGAGTTcttatcattaaaaaataattctaAGAAACGTATTTTGTCTGAAAGGCAAAGTGTGCAAGAAAATGCAAATCAAGCTGAATTTGATCCTGAATGTTGCATCACtcctgtaaataaaaatattagtttTGTTCTCACTTTTGTAAAACTATTTAAAGCCAAATTACGATATTCTTTTCATTCCGTGTTAATATGTTAAAGCTTTTATTTATCATGTTCAAAGATACCTGCTCTTgttcatttgtctttttttttttttaatctcagtTCTACTTAAAAAGCACATTCAGCGTGTTTTAAAAACTATTATAAATGCTGCATAGAGCGTAGCAGGAGGAAAAGTTCTCCGAAGCACAAGACAGAAGCATATTGCTAAATTCCGTTCAAATATTTTACTTGGTTACCAACATATGAAGGTTTTACTGAATTATTTAATCAaaccatgtgtttttttttattaatacttTATAAAATGCTGTGTTTCTACATGTTCACTTTTCTACAGACACCAAAAACTGCAACTCCAATCACTGACTGTTGTTCAGGGAAACACAATTATACCAATGTACCAAGTGTTTAATTCAGttatgtttcagtgtgtgtatatgatttattttcatttttcagaaagaatcactggattttttttttgcccatattttaaaacttaaaaaccTGTAAATATGTCATGAAATTTGAGAAAGTCAAAAACTCTGTGCAATAGCGTAAAAGCTTAATCATTCCAAAGTGTTCTAGTTCTGAAGACTGTGCCAGAGTTAAGCGTTAAGAGTGTTGTTTGATTATTGTGTTGGAGCCAAAGAGATGTGAATTGCAGAATGCAGTCCTTACAGGCTTTagaataaagtattttattaaattctgtTTGATTGTTTTACCATGTGTTAAAAAGTTATGTTATGAGAAAGAAATATTAATtttggggcagcacagtggagcagcaggtagtgtcacagtcacacacctccagggtcctagaggttgtgggttcaactccaggtgactgacagTGAGGTGTTTGGTATGTTTTCCAAGctgtttacatacacacacacacggaaaaTTTGCATATGTCAGTGTGAAGCCTATTGACAGAATTCCATGACCATAGCGTGCTCCAGAGGGAGCTGCCAtttagaataaaaatgtaaatattaataatagtcAAAAATGTTTTGCCTTTGAATTATGTACAATAATGTGGATTTAAGGAAGAGAAAACTGAGTGGGTTAATAAATGCCTTATTGGAGAGAATTATTGTGTTCAGAATCTGGTGATAAAGATGAGCAACAACTAAATATTTCAAAAGTtttgtattaaaaacaaaaataatatctcCCACCAGCCACCGTTGGATGTCAGTTAACAGCATTCCATTGCTGCACCCTAAATGCATTAGACAAAGAGAACACTATCAAACAGTcacatatttaattatatttcatttaagaaGCTAGGGTGTCCCACTTGGCATGAGAACTATACGTTATTGAGGTATTTGAATACACATTTCATGAATAAATGCTTAGATTTCAAACATCCCATAATCCTGTGATTACAGATATAATGACTATGTTGTGCAGGCTCCCAATTCCAAATATCAAACCCCTTGGTATTTTTACTAAGAAATTAATAACAACACTTCTACAAATGCCACATCTGCCCAATCACTTTTTTACTACGgacaacatttttgtttgtggagataaaggcATGCATTTCCTTGGTTAATTTTTGAACTTTTGTAGGCAGTAAGTCTCATAGTAGAAATGGAGTACCTCAGGAAAGGGCCAGTGTTTTGCTGGTATGAATTTAGTGTCTAATAGTGAAGAATTAAAACCACAAGGACACTACCAGGTCAACTGCATGAGGCAAATAAACTCGTGTTACACTCGTGACACCCTCTGGGTTTATTATTGAAGCTTTTTAATCATTCAGTAACAGAATGGGTGGTTACTTTAAGTTATGAGGCTATATATGTGCTAATAActgatgtgtgtttgagtattTCAATGAATTATTATATGATTTATTCTTTGCTGAAAAGTATTTTATATTGTAACGTCACAGTGATTTAACATTTGTCTCCCGAACTATGACACTTTTTTGTTCAGTATTTAGGCCACATTTATACCAGgggaaacaatttaaaaaaagatacaAGCCCATATCTGAGGTAACTAAATCTATACAAGATCCGAAACTATCTGAATTTATTCTCTGCACTCTGCCAGTTTGTCTGATACTTCAAACTTTAAATCTGCCACATAACATTGACAGTAGTTAGGGTTCATAGAAAGTTTTGGTTCATTTGTAATAATTTACTAATCTTTCAATTTACCACATCTCTCTAATGAGACACTACAAGTCCCTTAAGCAAGTAAACACCCTTTTAAAATCAGTACCTGGTTATTTTTCTACACATATCTATGGTAAACATATCAGTTGATTCACCATGGGGTGGTTTCCCTATACAGGGATTAAGCCTGGTCCTGGATTATATCCTGCTTTCAGTGGAAAAATCACATTTCAAAATGcagtgtagtccaggactaggcttaatccctgtgtAGGGAAACCACCCCAATATTATATAAGTATGGAAAAATTAATCTGAAGATGTGCAAAccaacagcaaaaaaacaacCTAAAAAGGCAAGATACATTTGTATAGAGATATTTTGTACTgagattaattttattatttatcatgAATTTCAAATTACACTGGGTACTTTTGGGTCTGTTGTTTCATGTGTATTAAATTAATGGTTTTGACACGCTGATTAAAACATTCAGTGCACTAACCACTAGCAAAACATTGCTAAATACTGACTTCTCTCTTTACCCATGTGAaagtaaaaagatttaaaaaaaaaaaaaacaccatctgATTGCAGATAAAACAGATTATCTCTAAAAACCTAGTGGATCACTGCACCTTTTTGTGGCTTGTAAATATTCAGAAAGGacaccattttcatttaaatattgaaaagtCTTCACAGCTGTTCTTTTAAGCGTAACGATTGACACACAAACCACACTGATCTGACCTCACAGTCGACTTCTATCTAGTCTTTTCTTGGCAGGGTTGGGATACTGGGGGTTCTCGATGACCCCCTCTCCAAACTTGAGCTCCAGGAAGGCACGGTGATTATTGGGCCCGTAGGCAGTGATGCCAGCAAACAGCATGGGCACCAAGGGTTGCAGAAAATGTTCAGGGAACTCCACATCCTGCTTGTGCTCAGTCCATGTATCCTTGGTCATAACTCCATTCCGTGGGTAGAACGGCCAGAGATCCACATGCAAGTGATTGGTCTCGCTGTACTGGACACGGTAAAAGTCTCCCTCTACTGCCCGTTCCCATACATAACCATTAGCATCAACCAGTGACCCTGAGTCCAGGCTTTTTAGGTACTCGCAGTTGGGCACGTCTTCCAGGTAGATACCCAAATCAACATCATAGTCCCAAGGAATAATGTCTTGATATCTTGCAGCTCCCAACAGACTCCCCCCCTCTAGCCAGTAGCGCACACCAGAACTTTCCAAGATGTTGATTACATACTTCGTAGTTTCTCTGAGGGCACGTAAGCAACATGGTGGGGTCCAGCGATCCAGGTAGAGGTACTCAGGTGTATCGTCATGCACTGTTCCAAAGCATCGTTGTGTCTCTTTTGAGCAGCCAAACCACTGGTCCCTTCCATCAGGCCATATCAAGTGCTTGAGGCCAAAGCTTTGCATGAGTTGTTTGGAAGCCTCCTTGATACGACTGTCTGCCTTCCACTGGTTGTGGGCCGAGGTGAAGAGAGGCCGATGGCTCGCAGAAAATAAGGGTCCTTCTAGCAGCTTGACCTTCCAGCCTCTCAGTGCAGTTTGTATAAACAATGAAGACAGCAATGGGCGCGCTAATGGGATGGACAGGTTGAACAGGTCTTCGGTGCGAATCAGGACTACAGCATCACCGTGCAGAGCTGTGCACACACTGCCGCTGCTCCCCAATGCGCCAAGAGAGTACGTTGCTGTCCAGTTCTTCAGGCTCACCTGTAAGTGCAGGCACTGAACAGCAGCACGGGTCAGCACTGGAGCTGCAACCAGCCGCACTGGCCCCCCTCCCTCACCTTCCAGCTCACGGATAAGCCTTTCAAGATGCTTACCATGCTCCAGTTCCACACCATCAGACACCAACAGCACAAACTCAGTCTGCACATAGAATTCTGGATGGTGCATTTGAGGAGGCTGTTCTGGGCTTGGGGTTAGCACCATCAAACGAGCATTCTCAGGCAGAGTCAGAGGAGGGTAAGGCAGGGTGTCTGCCACAACCAAGAATGGCACCTCTGGCCTCTGGTGCAAGAAAGATCGGGCCGAATCACTCACATAGTTCTCAAAATCTTCAAACTCGCGAAGGAGGACAGTCAATCGAGGACTTCGCATACTACCCATTAAGCCTCCTAATTTGTTGCCCCCTGTTATACTCCTAGCCACTGGACCACCCTCTGCCCCCAGGCCAGAGACAGAATAAGATATTTTCTTCAGTCCCTTTCCCTGTGTGCGCCGCTTCTCCATCATCTGCTGCTGTGCCCGGGATACAAAATACAGAATCAGCAAGTTCAGCAAAATTGCTCCCGTCAGCAAAGCTTGGCAGAAACTGATTCTCATTGTAACAACAAAGGtttagtatttattttacaaactgtCAGTGAAAGTTCTATGGCACATAGTGACTAAGAGTTGGATAAAGTGTTGTTTTCTTAAATCCAACATTATTACATGAAcagataaaaaatgaaaaaaaaaaaaaactcttaggGTTAGCCTTTCTTTTTAGACAGGTAAAgagtggggtggggtggtgAGAACAGCCCCATTTTCCCCTTGTGGTTCTATAGAATTCTTTCCAAACAAGAAGCTGCTGGACTATGGATTCCCATCTCAGTCTTGGTTCATGAAGGTATCTTCATTAGAAATACTGGGGATGAgcggggagagaaagagagaattgtTACATTTCATTAAACACAAAACTAAATGTATGATTACTAGCTTTAGAATTAAACAATCCAGTgttagaataaaaaaatacttttaataattTACTGCTGAATATACAAAAACCTTTTTTATGTGTCTGAGTCAATAGAGTGGTTTGCATGCTCCACAGCATTGCAGTTAGACTAACTGAAAAGCATTTCTGATGCACTTTtaattgtgccaagtgtaaaggtTATACACTGCTGGTCCAGTTATAACGATATTCTAAATACGAGGAGACTAGCATAAAGATGTGGCGCTGTTTTTAAAGACCGCCATGTGGatattgtatttgtttgtttgtattgtaGATaatttagcctttttttttttttacttctggcCAAAGTTGTTTTGGTTTTTAGCCGAGACAGAACAAAGCATTCAACCACTATACCTCTACATCCACAAAATTCAGAATgctctaaataaaatatttttatctcTAGGCTAAAGGTGTTCTATAGACGGCACTTAAGGAGCACTGCTTAAAACATGCACGAAATACGTGGCCGACGAAACAAGCGTCTTCGATAAACTAAGTCCATGCACTATAAACGGCGGTAACATAAATTTACGTCTTTAAATGTATGTCTTTTTATAACTGTAGCCGACTTCATCTCGTCTTGTGTTGTTTCGGAAATGAGCACGGGAAACTCGGCGGATATCACAATGTGGCAGGAAGCATCCTAAGGGCGCTTTACGACCAGAAATATAATGGATCCAATGGAGCAGCAGTCCTACGGTTGGAGAGGATCACTATTTGGCATCCCCGCTGTGTTTGGTTGCAGCTCTATCGAGTAAGAAAAAGGAAAAGGGAAAAGGCACGGATAGCGTGTGCTAAAAACGGAGTAGCAGCTAGCCTATTCTTTTCCGTCCCCGTCTGTCCTTCCTTACTTAAGCGACAGCTGGTACGCTGTAATGGAGGCGGAAAGATCCAGTGGGGTCGGCGGCGGAACACATCCGAACATCGCAGGAAGTGGAGTTGCTGGGAGAAATCCGAATGGACCGAAGACTGTGCTCGGTCCACAGACTACAGCAGCGACCGCGGCGGCAtcatcatcagcagcagcagcagccaccGGGGCGATGCCTGGATCCTCCCAGCCACGAGAGCAGCAAGACGGTGAAACGGGCCTTTCACTGCCTGGGATTTTACACTTCATCCAGTATGAATGGGGACGCTTTCAGGCGGAAAAGTATCGATGGGAAGCCGAGCGGGACGAACTTAGGGTAACTTTATAACATGGTATCTTTCATTTGGAGTGTGGTAGACCAAAGGAATTTCGCAAAGAGCGGTAGTCTGACTTAAGACGGCAAAGACGTCCTGTGGCTTGTTTCTGCTTGTCTGGATTTGTCTGAACGCGTTTGTTGGTGCTTCCTGGtgaattgtgtttgtgtagacCTGGCAGCATTTAATGTCTTTGTACCACTGTAAGACATAGAAGCAGTGgacctttaaaaaaatgcatcGAGGCTACACGAACTTGTTTACGGACTACCAACATTATTGTTGTTATGCATTATTAGGTCGGCATTTTCGTGACTCGCCttggttttgtttgtaaaaTCCTCTGTCTGTTCTATGGTGCTTCTATGTGATTTCTCACATATTTAACAAGCatgatgtatatttttttactcgAAAGTAAAACGTGTAGTTAAACGTTCCTCGTTAAATTGACGGGTAAAGCTTTGCTTCTTTCCTTTGAGACGTTCTTCGACgtgaaataaacaaactaaagtGTAATACGATTTCAAATAAAGCCAAATTCGAGCACATATCGCGGGCAAGAAAAGGGTAGTTTCTAGCATGTGATTAGGAAGCGGTTTTAACTGCGTTTATAATTCTAAAGCCTGTAGAAAGAGGGCAGTGACGTAATGCACCCCGCAAGCGGAGTAGCTGTAGTAAATCAGGGCTACTTTTCCCCGCTCTTCTGTAAAACGTCTCGATGTCACGTTTTTTGTGACGCATTTGCTGAATACAACTTAGGCTGTTTTTAAAAGTTTCTTTCGAGTTGAAACCCTT is a window of Hoplias malabaricus isolate fHopMal1 chromosome 1, fHopMal1.hap1, whole genome shotgun sequence DNA encoding:
- the slc1a5 gene encoding neutral amino acid transporter B(0), whose product is MADEKVSVRDRGASNAETDFEPALVNGLKDHKRSPKEPISRRLRRIARENLLVILTVTAVIIGVFIGLGVRQANLTQTQIVYFGFPGELLVRLLKMIIIPLVVCSLVSGAASIDPKSLGKLGGYAMLFFLVTTLISSAIGVIMAFIIHPGSSDGVKPKLPSEGDSVLESKEVIDSFLDLIRNIFPSNLVAAAFQSYATGYKMVKSGMNATNVTVEKVPVGSDVDGMNILGLIVFAMVFGVALRKLGEEGEILIKFFSSFNEATMVLVSWIMWYAPLGIMFLVAAKIVEMEDVGMLFASLGKYIACCVIGHAVHGFLILPLIYFVFTRKNPYSFLLGIVTALATAFGTSSSSATLPLMMKCVEEKNGVSKHISRFILPIGATVNMDGAACFQCVAAVYIAQLNDIPLNFVQVITILVTATASSVGAAGIPAGGVLTLAIILEAVGLPTNDLSLILAVDWLVDRTCTVINVEGDAFGAGLLQHFTDRANKRQHVELTEVRPGAEDVPTKPEHSPLIENPGELQVGGSRPCEKESVM
- the fkrp gene encoding fukutin-related protein translates to MRISFCQALLTGAILLNLLILYFVSRAQQQMMEKRRTQGKGLKKISYSVSGLGAEGGPVARSITGGNKLGGLMGSMRSPRLTVLLREFEDFENYVSDSARSFLHQRPEVPFLVVADTLPYPPLTLPENARLMVLTPSPEQPPQMHHPEFYVQTEFVLLVSDGVELEHGKHLERLIRELEGEGGGPVRLVAAPVLTRAAVQCLHLQVSLKNWTATYSLGALGSSGSVCTALHGDAVVLIRTEDLFNLSIPLARPLLSSLFIQTALRGWKVKLLEGPLFSASHRPLFTSAHNQWKADSRIKEASKQLMQSFGLKHLIWPDGRDQWFGCSKETQRCFGTVHDDTPEYLYLDRWTPPCCLRALRETTKYVINILESSGVRYWLEGGSLLGAARYQDIIPWDYDVDLGIYLEDVPNCEYLKSLDSGSLVDANGYVWERAVEGDFYRVQYSETNHLHVDLWPFYPRNGVMTKDTWTEHKQDVEFPEHFLQPLVPMLFAGITAYGPNNHRAFLELKFGEGVIENPQYPNPAKKRLDRSRL